The following proteins are co-located in the Clavibacter capsici genome:
- a CDS encoding DNA gyrase/topoisomerase IV subunit B — translation MAASDYSARHLSVLEGLEAVRKRPGMYIGSTDSRGLMHCLWEIIDNSVDEALGGHGDRIDVRLHPDGSVEVRDTARGVPVDIEPKTGLSGVEVVFTKLHAGGKFGSGSYASSGGLHGVGASVVNALSERLDVEVDRGGRTYAMSFRRGEPGIFDDQGDASPDAPFRPFTSGSELRVVGKVRKGVTGTRIRYWADRQIFTRGASFLTEELLGRARQTAFLVPGLSIDIEDLRGEQPVRESFRFDGGIAEFVDHLALDAPLTDTWRLEGSGSFTETVPVLTDGGAMVPTELTRECAVDIALRWGTGYDTRFKSFVNIIATPKGGTHQAGFEAGLLKFVRAQVEANARKLKVGTDKLEKDDVLAGLTAVLTVRFPEPQFEGQTKEVLGTPAVRAIVSQVVQKAMAERFESTRREDKAQTAVLLEKVVGEMKSRISARTHKETQRRKNALESSSLPAKLVDCRSNDVANSELFIVEGDSALGTAKLARDSEYQALLPIRGKILNVQKASLPDMLSNAECASIIQVLGAGSGRTFDLSAARYGKIIIMSDADVDGAHIRTLLLTLLFRYMRPMIDEGRVFAAVPPLHRVVVMNPGSKPNDVIYTYSERELAAVLAQAKRQGKRYQDPIQRYKGLGEMDADQLATTTMDRRNRTLRRVRVEKAEAAARMFELLMGNDVAPRKEFIIDGAGTVRDRIDV, via the coding sequence GTGGCAGCATCCGATTATTCCGCCCGCCATCTCTCCGTCCTCGAGGGTCTCGAGGCGGTGCGCAAGCGGCCCGGCATGTACATCGGGTCCACCGACTCCCGCGGTCTCATGCACTGCCTGTGGGAGATCATCGACAACAGCGTGGACGAGGCGCTGGGCGGACACGGCGACCGCATCGACGTGCGCCTGCACCCGGACGGCAGCGTCGAGGTCCGCGACACCGCACGCGGCGTGCCGGTCGACATCGAGCCGAAGACCGGGCTGTCGGGCGTCGAGGTCGTGTTCACCAAGCTGCACGCCGGAGGCAAGTTCGGGTCGGGGTCGTACGCGTCCTCGGGCGGCCTGCACGGCGTGGGAGCCTCCGTCGTGAACGCCCTCTCGGAGCGCCTCGACGTCGAGGTCGACCGCGGCGGCAGGACGTACGCCATGTCCTTCCGTCGCGGCGAGCCCGGCATATTCGACGACCAGGGCGACGCCAGCCCGGACGCCCCCTTCCGCCCGTTCACGTCGGGCAGCGAGCTGCGCGTCGTCGGCAAGGTGCGCAAGGGCGTCACCGGCACGCGCATCCGCTACTGGGCCGATCGGCAGATCTTCACCCGCGGCGCGTCGTTCCTCACGGAGGAGCTGCTCGGGCGGGCCCGGCAGACGGCGTTCCTCGTCCCCGGCCTCAGCATCGACATCGAGGACCTCCGCGGCGAGCAGCCGGTGCGCGAGTCGTTCCGCTTCGACGGCGGCATCGCCGAGTTCGTCGACCACCTCGCGCTCGACGCGCCGCTCACCGACACGTGGCGGCTCGAGGGATCCGGCTCCTTCACGGAGACCGTGCCCGTCCTCACCGACGGCGGGGCCATGGTCCCGACCGAGCTCACGCGCGAGTGCGCCGTCGACATCGCCCTCCGCTGGGGCACCGGGTACGACACGCGCTTCAAGTCGTTCGTCAACATCATCGCGACGCCCAAGGGCGGCACCCACCAGGCCGGGTTCGAGGCGGGGCTCCTCAAGTTCGTGCGCGCGCAGGTCGAGGCCAACGCCCGGAAGCTCAAGGTCGGCACCGACAAGCTCGAGAAGGACGACGTGCTCGCGGGCCTCACGGCCGTGCTGACGGTGCGCTTCCCGGAGCCGCAGTTCGAGGGCCAGACCAAGGAGGTGCTCGGCACGCCGGCCGTCCGCGCCATCGTGTCGCAGGTCGTGCAGAAGGCGATGGCCGAGCGCTTCGAGTCCACCCGGCGCGAGGACAAGGCGCAGACCGCCGTGCTCCTGGAGAAGGTCGTGGGCGAGATGAAGTCCCGCATCTCGGCGCGCACGCACAAGGAGACGCAGCGCCGCAAGAACGCGCTCGAGAGCTCGTCGCTGCCGGCCAAGCTGGTGGACTGCCGGTCGAACGACGTCGCGAACAGCGAGCTGTTCATCGTGGAGGGGGACTCCGCGCTCGGCACGGCGAAGCTCGCGCGCGACAGCGAGTACCAGGCGCTCCTGCCCATCCGCGGGAAGATCCTCAACGTGCAGAAGGCGTCGCTCCCCGACATGCTGTCGAACGCCGAGTGCGCCTCGATCATCCAGGTGCTGGGCGCCGGATCCGGTCGCACCTTCGACCTCTCCGCCGCCCGCTACGGGAAGATCATCATCATGAGCGACGCCGACGTGGACGGCGCCCACATCCGCACGCTCCTGCTCACGCTCCTGTTCCGCTACATGCGGCCCATGATCGACGAGGGCCGGGTCTTCGCCGCCGTGCCGCCGCTGCACCGCGTCGTGGTCATGAACCCGGGGTCGAAGCCCAATGACGTGATCTACACGTACTCGGAGCGCGAGCTCGCGGCCGTGCTGGCGCAGGCGAAGCGGCAGGGCAAGCGCTACCAGGATCCCATCCAGCGCTACAAGGGCCTGGGCGAGATGGACGCCGACCAGCTCGCGACCACCACGATGGACCGCCGCAACCGCACGCTCCGGCGCGTGCGCGTGGAGAAGGCCGAGGCGGCCGCGCGGATGTTCGAGCTGCTCATGGGCAACGACGTCGCGCCGCGCAAGGAGTTCATCATCGACGGCGCCGGCACCGTGCGGGACCGCATCGACGTGTGA
- a CDS encoding DNA gyrase/topoisomerase IV subunit A: protein MSPSTTNTTPDEPAERIEDVDVSTEMENSFLEYAYSVIYSRALPDARDGLKPVQRRILYQMSEMGLRPDRGHVKSARVTGEVMGKLHPHGDSAIYDAMVRMAQPFTLRVPLIDGHGNFGSLDDGPAAPRYTEARLAASALATVEGLDEDVVDFVPNYDNAFMQPAVLPAAFPNLLVNGASGIAVGMATNMVPHNLIEVVGAARHLIDHPDATLDDLMAFVPGPDLPTGGTIIGLSGVKDAYLTGRGSFKTRARVSVESLTPRKSGLVVTELPYLVGPEKVIEKIKDGVQNKKLSGITNVTDLTDRTHGLRLVIEIKTGFNPEAVLEQLYRYTPLEDGFSINNVALVDGSPQTLGLKELLQVYVAHRLDVVTRRTRYRLARKQERLHLVLGLLIAILDIDEVIQVIRGSDDTEQARARLMEVFDLSTLQADYILELRLRRLTRFSRIELEEERDRLQAEIAELEAILADPRRLRALVSSELQEVADRFGTPRRTLLTEAAPSVAGASSRRSAPVLEIADVPCRVLLSTTGRAVRVDLPTDAPGTPLQTVRRSSHDAVLTAIETTSRTRIGAITSTGRLITMTPVDLPVVPVASVQLGAGVRIRDYLGLTDRKERVVALVALGTEEAIALGTRQGVVKRVAPSSLPAKPEFEVIALKKGDEVVGARQGAETDELVFVTSEAQLLHFPAVSVRPQGIQAGGVAGVNLGAGARVLFFSSVAPEGAEVVTISASSATITGVDPGRAKVSAFGDFPRKGRATGGVRAHAYLKGEDHLALAWVGPGPALAVGPAGEVRQLPPTGMKRDGSGIPLEKAIGGVGQAVTPADAPDAASGAAVGVVESPAEDGSAPLET from the coding sequence ATGAGTCCCTCCACCACGAACACCACGCCCGACGAGCCCGCCGAGCGGATCGAGGACGTCGACGTCTCCACCGAGATGGAGAACTCGTTCCTCGAGTACGCCTACTCGGTCATCTACTCCCGCGCCCTGCCCGACGCCCGCGACGGCCTCAAGCCCGTGCAGCGCCGGATCCTCTACCAGATGAGCGAGATGGGCCTGCGTCCCGACCGCGGCCACGTGAAGAGCGCGCGCGTCACGGGCGAGGTGATGGGCAAGCTCCACCCGCACGGCGACTCCGCCATCTACGACGCCATGGTCCGCATGGCGCAGCCGTTCACCCTGCGCGTGCCGCTCATCGACGGGCACGGCAACTTCGGGTCGCTCGACGACGGACCGGCAGCGCCCCGCTACACGGAGGCGCGGCTCGCCGCGTCCGCGCTCGCGACGGTCGAGGGCCTCGACGAGGACGTCGTCGACTTCGTGCCCAACTACGACAACGCCTTCATGCAGCCGGCCGTGCTGCCGGCTGCCTTCCCGAACCTCCTCGTCAACGGCGCGAGCGGCATCGCGGTCGGCATGGCGACGAACATGGTCCCCCACAACCTCATCGAGGTCGTGGGCGCCGCGCGTCACCTCATCGACCACCCCGACGCCACGCTCGACGACCTGATGGCGTTCGTGCCGGGGCCGGACCTGCCGACGGGCGGCACGATCATCGGCCTGTCGGGCGTCAAGGACGCCTACCTCACGGGCCGCGGCAGCTTCAAGACCCGGGCGCGCGTCTCCGTCGAGAGCCTCACGCCGCGGAAGTCGGGGCTCGTGGTCACCGAGCTGCCGTACCTCGTGGGGCCGGAGAAGGTCATCGAGAAGATCAAGGACGGCGTCCAGAACAAGAAGCTGTCCGGGATCACGAACGTCACGGACCTCACGGACCGCACGCACGGGCTCCGGCTCGTCATCGAGATCAAGACGGGCTTCAATCCCGAGGCGGTGCTCGAGCAGCTGTACCGCTACACCCCGCTGGAGGACGGCTTCAGCATCAACAACGTGGCGCTCGTCGACGGCAGCCCGCAGACGCTCGGGCTCAAGGAGCTGCTGCAGGTCTACGTGGCCCACCGGCTCGACGTCGTCACCCGCCGCACGCGCTACCGGCTCGCGCGCAAGCAGGAGCGGCTGCACCTCGTGCTCGGCCTCCTCATCGCGATCCTCGACATCGACGAGGTCATCCAGGTCATCCGCGGCAGCGACGACACGGAGCAGGCGCGCGCCCGCCTCATGGAGGTGTTCGACCTCTCGACGCTGCAGGCCGACTACATCCTGGAGCTGCGTCTCCGTCGGCTCACGCGGTTCAGCCGCATCGAGCTGGAGGAGGAGCGCGATCGGCTGCAGGCCGAGATCGCGGAGCTCGAGGCGATCCTCGCCGACCCCCGCCGACTCCGTGCCCTCGTCTCGAGCGAGCTGCAGGAGGTCGCCGACCGCTTCGGCACGCCGCGGCGCACGCTGCTCACCGAGGCCGCGCCGAGCGTCGCGGGGGCGTCGAGCAGGCGCTCCGCGCCCGTGCTGGAGATCGCCGACGTGCCGTGCCGCGTGCTGCTGTCCACCACGGGCCGCGCGGTCCGCGTCGACCTGCCGACGGACGCGCCGGGCACGCCCCTGCAGACCGTCCGCCGCAGCTCGCACGACGCGGTCCTCACGGCCATCGAGACCACGAGCCGCACCCGCATCGGCGCGATCACCAGCACCGGCCGCCTCATCACCATGACGCCCGTCGACCTGCCGGTCGTCCCGGTCGCGAGCGTGCAGCTGGGTGCCGGCGTGCGGATCCGCGACTACCTCGGGCTGACGGACAGGAAGGAGCGCGTGGTGGCGCTCGTGGCGCTCGGCACCGAGGAGGCCATCGCCCTCGGCACGCGCCAGGGCGTCGTGAAGCGCGTCGCCCCGTCGTCGCTGCCCGCGAAGCCCGAGTTCGAGGTCATCGCGCTCAAGAAGGGCGACGAGGTCGTCGGCGCACGCCAGGGCGCGGAGACGGACGAGCTCGTCTTCGTCACGAGCGAGGCGCAGCTGCTGCACTTCCCCGCCGTCTCCGTGCGGCCCCAGGGGATCCAGGCGGGCGGCGTCGCCGGCGTCAACCTCGGCGCGGGCGCGCGCGTCCTCTTCTTCTCCTCCGTCGCGCCGGAGGGTGCCGAGGTCGTCACGATCTCCGCGTCGTCGGCGACCATCACGGGCGTGGACCCCGGCCGCGCCAAGGTGTCCGCGTTCGGCGACTTCCCGCGCAAGGGCCGCGCCACCGGCGGCGTCCGGGCGCACGCGTACCTCAAGGGCGAGGACCACCTCGCCCTCGCCTGGGTCGGTCCCGGCCCGGCGCTGGCCGTCGGCCCCGCGGGCGAGGTGCGCCAGCTCCCGCCCACGGGCATGAAGCGCGACGGATCCGGCATCCCGCTCGAGAAGGCCATCGGCGGCGTCGGCCAGGCGGTCACGCCGGCGGATGCGCCCGACGCCGCGTCCGGCGCCGCAGTCGGCGTGGTCGAGTCCCCTGCCGAGGACGGCTCGGCGCCGCTCGAGACGTAG